One Alnus glutinosa chromosome 3, dhAlnGlut1.1, whole genome shotgun sequence genomic region harbors:
- the LOC133862376 gene encoding acidic endochitinase-like, whose product MARQLQTPLALFYLLLIILINGSQAGVITVYWGQNGNEGTLADTCASGYYGIVNIAFLSTFGINGQDPMINLAGHCDATANGCTGLSSDIEACQKKWGIKVMLSIGGGTETYTLSSAADARKLANYLWNNFLGGVSYSRPLGAAILDGIDFAIDTGTNQHWDELAKALAEFRPQKNVFLTAAPQCPFTDENRLAAALNTGLFDYVWIQFYNNAQCEYLGSADKLKSDWNLWATRISAGKIFLGLPAAPDAAYSGGYIPPSVLISEVLPYIKISPKYGGVMLWDRYHDILNNYSAIIKPYV is encoded by the exons ATGGCTAGGCAATTACAAACCCCATTAGCATTGTTCTACCTTTTGCTCATTATCCTGATCAATGGCTCACAAGCGGGTGTAATCACAGTGTACTGGGGTCAGAATGGAAATGAGGGCACCTTGGCTGATACTTGCGCCAGTGGCTATTATGGTATTGTGAACATAGCTTTCCTATCCACATTTGGCATTAATGGTCAGGACCCCATGATCAACCTAGCCGGCCATTGTGACGCAACCGCTAATGGGTGCACTGGTTTAAGCTCCGACATTGAAGCTTGCCAAAAAAAATGGGGTATCAAAGTGATGCTTTCTATTGGAGGCGGTACTGAGACCTACACCCTTTCCTCGGCTGCTGATGCCAG GAAGCTTGCAAACTACTTATGGAACAATTTTCTTGGGGGCGTATCTTACTCCCGTCCATTAGGTGCTGCGATCCTAGATGGCATTGACTTTGCCATTGATACAGGCACAAACCAGCACTGGGACGAGCTCGCAAAGGCCTTAGCAGAGTTTAGGCCACAGAAGAATGTCTTCTTGACAGCGGCTCCACAATGTCCTTTTACAGACGAAAATCGTCTAGCAGCTGCACTAAACACTGGCCTGTTTGACTACGTTTGGATCCAATTTTATAACAACGCTCAGTGTGAGTATCTGGGCAGTGCGGACAAACTTAAGAGTGATTGGAATCTATGGGCCACTAGGATTTCAGctggtaaaatatttttggggtTACCTGCGGCCCCAGATGCAGCTTACAGTGGTGGCTACATCCCGCCCTCTGTGCTTATTAGTGAGGTGTTACCTTATATTAAGATTTCTCCAAAATACGGGGGTGTTATGCTTTGGGATAGGTATCATGACATATTGAACAACTATAGCGCAATTATTAAGCCCTATGTTTGA